In Glandiceps talaboti chromosome 6, keGlaTala1.1, whole genome shotgun sequence, one DNA window encodes the following:
- the LOC144436451 gene encoding uncharacterized protein LOC144436451: MKSLQTNRLEQLYSATCASSFQQKHLIALLCNIESEEEGLSLQFGIMVVKNTNVANLFYAVIYPQLLKVFKVRTSTSVTWQNRRHLSFLEKREDGVAIERMAARNFNVVTNLNRLLSDRVVKELKVISAIQFLAITVKRLYRDEG; encoded by the exons aTGAAAAGTCTCCAAACCAACAGGTTAGAACAACTGTACAGTGCAACTTGTGCAAGT tcgTTTCAACAAAAACATTTGATAGCGTTATTATGCAATATTGAATCTGAGGAAGAAGGGCTGTCATTGCAATTTGGAATAATGGTTGTAAAGAATACTAATGTGGCTAACTTG TTTTATGCAGTGATCTACCCCCAGTTACTAAAAGTGTTCAAGGTCAGAACATCAACCTCAGTAAC ATGGCAAAATAGGCGGCACCTATCTTTCCTAGAAAAAAGGGAAGATGGTGTCGCCATTGAAAGAATGGCAGCCCGTAATTTCAATGTAGTCACAAATCTGAACAGATTGCTGTCCGACAGG GTAGTAAAGGAATTAAAAGTGATCTCTGCCATACAATTTCTGGCTATAACCGTGAAAAG GTTATACAGAGATGAAGGATGA